From Oryza brachyantha chromosome 9, ObraRS2, whole genome shotgun sequence, a single genomic window includes:
- the LOC102712388 gene encoding RING-H2 finger protein ATL46-like — MAELRWREGRFLGDDPLGDGPAVAEAPAGSSPSSSSAAARVTPAVLFITVVLAVVLLASGLLHVLRRLFLKSHRANARAEAVERQLQQLFNLHEDGAGAGPGLDQAAIDALPAFTYCELLAGAAAKGAAAGTKRQFDCAVCLCEFDGEDRLRLLPLCGHAFHAACIDTWLRSSSTCPLCRAALSARALAAAAAAAAEQPDIEEQKLEQQQDAASDDSASSVVLSVRLGRFKNTQRSDAAAAAGDDDAYASSTSSCIDARRCYSMGSYQYVLADDNLQISVHWRPGDGITGIGAAAAAGANVATARTADKQPAAGKKVFARGDSFSMSKIWQWRGGDRRLPVLHSDASPPANDGLPWATAATRTRQESDT; from the coding sequence atggcggAGCTGAGGTGGAGGGAGGGGCGGTTTCTTGGGGATGACCCGTTGGGTGATGGGCCGGCGGTAGcggaggcgccggcggggtcgtcaccgtcttcgtcgtcggcggcggcgagggtcaCGCCGGCGGTGCTGTTCATCACGGTGGTGCTGGCCGTCGTGCTGCTGGCGTCCGGCCTGCTGCACGTCCTGCGCCGGCTGTTTCTGAAGAGCCACCGCGCCAACGCCAGGGCCGAAGCGGTGGAgcggcagctgcagcagctgtTCAACCTCCACGAGGACGGCGCCGGGGCGGGGCCGGGGCTCGATCAGGCCGCGATCGATGCCTTGCCGGCGTTCACGTACTGCGAGCTGcttgccggcgccgcggcgaagggcgccgccgcggggacGAAGAGGCAGTTCGACTGCGCCGTCTGCCTCTGCGAGTTCGACGGCGAAGACCGCCTCCGGCTGCTCCCGCTCTGCGGCCACGCGTTCCACGCCGCCTGCATCGACACCTGGCTCCGATCCAGCTCCACCTGCCCGCTCTGCCGCGCCGCGCTCTcggcccgcgccctcgccgccgccgccgcggccgccgcggagcAGCCCGACATCGAGGAGCAGAAgctggagcagcagcaggatgCCGCATCCGACGATTCCGCGAGCAGCGTCGTGCTCTCCGTCAGGCTCGGCCGGTTCAAGAACACGCAGCgcagcgacgccgccgccgccgccggggacgaCGACGCCTACGCGAGCAGCACCAGCAGCTGCATCGACGCGCGTCGATGCTACTCCATGGGCTCGTACCAGTACGTGCTCGCCGACGACAACCTGCAGATATCCGTGCATTGGCGCCCCGGTGATGGCATCACCGGcattggcgccgccgccgccgcgggcgccaATGTCGCCACGGCGCGCACTGCAGACAAGCAGCCGGCGGCCGGCAAGAAGGTCTTCGCCCGAGGCGACAGCTTCTCGATGTCCAAGATCTGGcagtggcgcggcggcgacaggagGCTCCCCGTCCTCCACTCcgacgcctcgccgccggcgaacgaCGGCTTGCcgtgggcgacggcggcgacacgcACGAGGCAAGAAAGCGACACCTGA